GCCATGAACGATTATGAACAAACCTTTAATTATCCCGAAGAAGTAAAACATACGGTCAGGCAGGAGCATCAGCGTGACTATCTGGAGGCGGTGAAATTCATCAATCTGAGCGGCGCGGATATGTGTATCCTTGAACATGAATTCGGGATATACGGCGGGCAAAACGGTATTTATATCCTCCCGCTGATTTACCGGCTTGAAATTCCGCTTATCGTAACCCTTCACACCATCGTAAAATCCCCTTCTTACAATGAAAAGGCCGTATTGCAGGAAATATGCAAAATGGCCCATAAGGTCGTTGTCATGAGTCATAAGGCGATCGAATTTCTTACCAGCATTTATAGTGTTGATGAGAAAAAAATTGTCTTTATAGAACACGGCGTGCCGGATATTCAGTTTAATCAGGAGCAATCGAAAAAAGAATTTAAACTCGAAAACAAAAAATTATTACTCACTTTCGGAATTATCAGCCGGAATAAGGGAATTGAAACCGTTATTAAAGCGTTGCCCAGGGTCGTTGAAAAACATCCCGAGGTCTTATATATGGTTTTGGGTAAAACGCATCCAAACGTTCTCCGGCATTCCGGTGAAGAATACCGTAATTATCTTCAACGGTTGACTAAAACCCTGAACTTAGACGATTATGTTTTTTTCATGAATGAATTTATTAATCAAAAGGAACTGTTTAAATATTTATCCGCGTCCGATATTTACATTACACCCTATCTGAACGAAGCACAGATTACCAGCGGTACGCTTTCCTATGCGATCGGCGTGGGTTCCGCTGTTATTTCAACGCCCTACTGGCATGCCTCGGAATTACTGGCAGATGGAAGAGGACGGCTTTTCAACTTTAATGATTCCGGGGAGCTTTCAGGGATTTTACTGGAATTGCTGGATAATCCAAAGGTGTTGAAAGACCTGCAGAAAAAAGCATCTGATTATGGAAAAACCTTAACATGGCCAAAATCAGGGGCCAAATATATTGCGCTTGTTGAACAAATCCTGGCTGCGAAACCGAAAGTATTAGTTAAGAAAGAAACTTCTATCGATCCGCTTATTCTGCCCCCATTTTCGCTGGATCATATTAAACGCCTGACCGACGATACGGGCATTATACAGCATGCAAAATTCGGGATCCCCAACCTGAAAGAAGGTTACTGCCTGGATGATAACGCAAGGGCCTTGCTAATGGTGCTCATGGCGTACCGGCAGAATAAGGATATGCTCGCATTGAATTTAGCTCCTATATATCTGAGCTACATCCACTACATGCAAAACAAAGACGGAACATTTAGAAATTTTCTAAGTTTTAACCGAAACTTTCTCGACGAGGTAGGATCCGAAGATTCTTTTGGAAGGACCATCTGGGCGCTCGGATATCTTATGGACAATGCACCCAACGACGCTTATTATCAAACCGGAAAATTGGTTTTTTTTGATGCCTCGCCGAATTTCGAAAAACTTCAATCCATACGAGGCATCGCCAATACTATTTTGGGCATCAGTTATTATCTCAAAAGTAACCCCACGGATGATTCGATGACCGAAAGATTAAGAAGCCTTGCCGGTAAACTTATCAAGCATTATGAAGAAAACAGTTCTTCGGACTGGAAATGGTTTGAGCCGTTGCTGGCATACGATAATGGTATTTTACCATTGGCTCTGTTGCATTCTGCAAAAAGACTCAACGATGGTAAGATCAAACAGATTGCTCTGGAATCGATGAACTTCCTGACGGGAATAACACTCAAGGATGGTTATTTATCAATTATCGGTAACGAAAAATGGTATCCCAAGGACGGTGAACGTTCCATTTTCGCACAACAGCCTGTGGATGCCCTTGCCATGGTTCTAATGTATCATCAGGCGTTTCATTTAACGGGAGATAAGGACTATCTGACTAAATTATTTTCATGCTTCATGTGGTTCATGGGAGAAAACGACCTTAGAATGAATTTGTTCGATTTCGAAACCAAAGGATGTTGTGACGGTTTTGAGCGACATGGCGTTAACCGAAATCAGGGCGCCGAGAGTTCACTGGCTTATCTGATCTCCCATTTAATAGTTCTGCAGGCCTTTGAGGAATTTGAACAAAAACATTTAATACCGTAACGCTCTATTCCGTTATAAACACCTGTCTGTTAATTATGTTAATAAAGAGATACCCGAACAATCCTATTCTTACCAGGGAAGATATTCCCTATCCTGTTGCAACCGTACATAATGCCGGGGTCGTAAAATTTAACGGCAGGTATATAATGATTTTCCGGTCTCATAAACTTAACGGAAGAAGTATCCTGGGAAAAGCTGAAAGTGAAGACGGATTTAATTTTATAGCCGATGAAAAACCGTTCATGGTTCCGGCAACGGAAGGTATTTTTAGGGAATATGAGGAATACGGTGTGGAAGACCCCCGAATTATTTTTCTTGATGGAGAATATCTTATTACTTACAGCGCTTATTCCAGGAACGGGGTAAGAATAGGTCTCGCGAAAACCGCAGATTTTAAATCCATACAACGGATATCTCTTATCACGGAGGCCGATTACCGTAATGTGGTACTCTTTCCCGAAAAGTTTAATGGCTTATACGCACGTCTCGACCGCCCACATTCTGAAATATCACCTTGGTCCATATGGATCTCGTATTCTCCCGACCTCAAGTACTGGGGTGAATCCAGGCTCGTCATGAAGCCTTGTCCGTATCACTGGGACGAAATGAAGATCGGCCCAGGCGCCCCACCCATTAAAACTCCACGTGGATGGCTCCATATTTACCATGGCGTATTTCCTACCATGGATGGCTGTATTTACCGGCTCGGCGTGGCATTACATGACCTCAACGATCCTTCTAAGATAATGGCGGTGGGCGATGAATGGATCCTGCAGCCGGAGGAGCCGTATGAGATCACCGGCTATGTTCATAATGTGGTCTTTTGTTGCGGCGCGGTCCCCGAAGAAGACGGTACCGTTAAAATATACTGGGGCGGCGCCGATTCTGTGATGTGTGTGGGAACGGCCATCGTAGAACAGCTTGTCGATCATTGCTTGAATCATTCGCGTCAACCGCTTTAATATGAAAATAGCGATCCTATCTCCTATTGCGTGGAGAACACCGCCGTTAAAGTACGGGCCTTGGGAACAAGTAGCTTCCAACGTTGCGGAAGGGCTTATTGAAAAAAATATCGACGTTACCTTATTCGCTACCGGAAATTCTATTACCAAAGGTAAACTGCAGTATGTTTCGAAAGACGCCTATGGGGAAAATCCGGACATGGACCCAAAGGTTTGGGAATGTCTTCATATCAGCAACCTGATGGAACAGGCGGATCAATTTGATTTGATCCACAACCACTTTGATTTTCTTCCGCTCACGTATTCCGCCCTTATTAAAACGCCTATGGTGACAACCATTCACGGCTTCTCATCTTCCAAAATCCTGGAGGTTTATAAAAAATATAATAATAATACTAACTCTTATGTCTCTATTAGTAATTCCGATCGTAGTCCGGAACTCAAATACACCGCAACCGTTTACAACGGTATTGACACCCGTGCATTTACCTTCCGGCCGATGCCAAAAGAATATTTACTTTTTTTTGGCAGGATACATCCGGAAAAGGGCACAGCCGAATCCATTCAGATAGCGAAGCGATCCGGCAGAAAACTGGTCATTTCAGGTTTAATTCAGCATCAGGAATATTTCAACAGCAAGGTAAAGCCATTCATTAATGATGATGATATAGTTTATGTCGGTAATTCAGGGCCTGAAGAAAGAGATAAACTATTAGGCGAGGCTCATGCCCTTTTACATCCGATCCGTTTTAGAGAACCTTTTGGCTTAAGCGTCGCGGAATCCATGATGTGCGGGACTCCGGTCATCGCATTCAACTTAGGTTCCATGCCTGAATTGATTATACATGGAAAAACCGGTTTTCTGGTCCATACCATTGCCGAAGCCGCGGAAGCCGTTGCTCATATTGAATCTATCGATAGAAGGTATTGCAGGGAGTGGGCCGACTCGACATTCAGCAGGGAAATAATGACAGAAAAATACATGGAGGTTTATAACAATGTTTTGAAGTTGAAGTGAGCGTACTCCGCGACAGCGCGGTACCGGCAAGAGCGAACATAACATAATGGAATGAAAAAATGGAAGAGAATACAATAAAGAAACCTATGGTTAAAAGAAATAGAACCAAACTAGTGCGCGACACTTCAAGGGTAATAACCCGTACTCATATCCCCGGCAATACCGATCGAATCCCTAAAATAATTGACAGGGTATTGAAGATGACGGAACATGATGCCGCGGATCTGTTGCAAAATGTGAATCTCAATTTCTCTAACAGGCATAAAAACATAGAGAACGTTTTTATTAACAATTTCAATAAGGTTTCGCAATACGGTCTAAATGACCAAACCATAAGCAGCGCCAAAAAATTATTGATTGGCGCTTATTTTACGATGGAATACTCTGTCGAATCGGCGGCCCTCTTCAATCCTTCTATCGTTCCGCATCCGGACCAAACGGACGCAGGTCCCGGGAACCTCCGCTTCATCATGAGCCTCCGAGCTACAGGAGAGGGGCATATTTCCTCTATCGTCTTTCGTAGCGGGATTATTCGGAGCAACGGTTCATTTAATTTTGATCCGCTCGGTGAATACGTTGAAACCCCCAAGATTCGCCATGACAAGTTATATGACCGTCATCTGCTTCGTCTCAAATTGAAGGACATGGGTGCGTGGAATGAAACAAGTGCCCGTATATTTGAACCATTACCTGAATTGTTCACGTTCGGTGAACTAAAAAACAATATTACAGAGCTTCATTTGAATGGGCAAAACGCAACCAATAATGAGGCGATAAAAAATTTATTATGGCTTGTCGATTCTAATTATTTTATAACATTCGAAGTAAAAAATGAAATTTCCGAACGTGTCATATTTCCCGTTTCAGAAAGTGAAAGCAGGGGCATTGAAGACGCAAGGTTTGTTCAATTCTTCGATGATAACGGTGAAATCACCTATTACGCGACGTATACCGCGTACAACGGGGTCAGCATTCTTCCGCAACTATTGGTGACTAAAGATTTTCTCAATTTCGATATCATGACATTAAACGGTAAGGCCGTCCAAAACAAAGGTATGGCATTATTCCCACGAAAGATCAAAGGTCAATATGTAATGCTCTCCCGTTTGGACGGGGAAAATAATCATATCATGTTTTCCGATCACCTGCATTTCTGGAATGATGCAAAGATTATCCAGGAACCGCTTCGGCCATGGGAATTCATTCAGATCGGTAATTGCGGTTCACCCCTCGAAACCAGTGACGGCTGGCTTGTGCTTACCCATGGTGTTGGACCCATGAGGCAATATTTCATCGGCGCCATTTTACTGGATCTCGAAAACCCGTCAAAACTCGTCGCCAGGCTCGAAGAACCGCTTCTTACGCCAAACGAGAATGAACGCGAAGGTTATGTGCCCAATGTCGTCTATTCGTGCGGCTCGCTGATTCACAATAATACGCTGATCATTCCATATGCCATGTCTGATATTACTTCCGGCATCGCTCATGTTGAAATAAAAGATCTGATTGCTTGTATGACGCGATGCCATTGACAGCAAAATCAACCATCGCACCAATCAACAATTTCAAAAGAGCTTTTACCTTTGCTCCAGAGAAACACTATTACCATTATCAATACACCTTCGGAGATTAGAAAACTCGATCTAATCCACTAGAAGAACTCGCAAAGTCTGACCGCTCCCTGATCGACCAACTAACTGTCATTCTGAAAGAATCTTTTTTTGTTTTAAGTACGAACCTTCATTCAAAAAAGATTCTTTCAGAATGACATCCCCCATAAATAGTATTTGACAAATCCTGCCCGTGTGCCTTCATTTAAAGCGCCCATCGTAGTTCTTTTCTATTGTAGGATTATTAATCATGAACGAATAAGTAATAGCAGAAAACATATAACTATGCTTCATTGCCGCTGTTTTTTGCAACTAACCCCGATGTCATTCCGTAAGAATCTTTTTTTGTTTTAAGCTCAAACCTTCATTCAAAAAGATTCTTTCAGAATGACAGTTTCTCATAAATAGTATTTGACAAATCCTGCCCGGGTGCCTACATTCAAATCGCCCATCGTAGTTCTTTTTTCGTAGGAATTGTTAATCATGAGAGATTCAATATTAGCTTAAGCGTTAGGTATCATGCACCACTAAACTCAAGAGCAATTGAACAAGAAATTAAAAACCATACAGAAGTATTTTGACTTTTTTACAAAAAACTTTGAACCAGATCCCGCACCAAAACCTGTTTGGGTTGACTTTGGTAACGGAAGAAGAATGCTTCAAGAATATAGAATTGCACTCCCCGAGAATATTAGGGTTCGTCATCCATATATCGTGTTTATAATTTTTGTTTACTTGAAGAAATTCCAATTTATGGGCCCTTGGGAAAAGGTTGCCTGGGAAATACCTCTAAAGTACAAAGGTACGCCATTGATTCTAACCCACAGAAAATTTGGATTTGAGATTATTTCATATTTAGAAAACGAAACAATAACAAAACGTGGCATTGAGGCAGTGACAAATATTCATAAGGCTACGCAATATGCAGAAATACTTATTGAACCACATATAAGGTCTTTAGTTCAAACTGGGCATATTACTCTTGATAATGGTTATCGCAACATTAGAAACAGATATATTTTTTTAAGAGAAAACGCATCAAGGGAATACAGTCAAGCCAATGGGATAAAAAAAATCTTCGAGCCTGAGCAGGGAATAGGACTTGAAGAAAACATTAAATCTTATAATAGATTTATCAGAACAATTAATGCGGGTCATTACTATATGATCGCTATGCTTGATGCTTATTTTAGTTTGCTAGAACACACACTAGTTTTGCTTCTTCCTTTTCTCAAAAACATCGATCCAGAACAAGTTAATTTAGAAGATTTCATAGGGAAAAATTGGAAGGAAAAATATAAAGTTATTTTACCCATAATTTCCGATACGGGTGCCCTTCAGCTTTTAGAGCGACTTGATAAAATTAAAAAGCGTGTTCGTAACCCGTTGTCTCATGGTAATCTTTTAAAAAATGGTTTATCTTTTTATGTGCATATGGAGAACTTGGGCGCCATTCCGGTAACCCTCACAAAATCAAACAATAAATTCAAATATAGTTTTGATGAGAATATGCAAATGGAGTTTCAAGAAATTTGTGATTGTTTTGATAATTGCGATACTTTTTTTGAAACACATCCATTGACTAAGTACGGAATCCGTTACATAAAAAGCGAACTATCAATTGCATTTGACACCAAATCATGTGTTCAGTATAAAACTTTTATGACAAATGGTGATGAATTTAATAAGTTTATTGAAAATATGAGTAGAGAGCATGATGATGCAGCAAATATGGACTGGTAAAATTGACAATGAATAACCAAGTGACATGTTTAATCCTTCTATCCCTCACCCTATTCTCCTGCGGGAAAAAAGAAGGTGTGACGTACGGAAAACCCGTTACGCTCAAAAAAACCATTTCCATCGACCGGCTTTATACGCGGCCCGCGCCGGACGATTTTGCCATCGAGGGAAAGATCGTGCAGATCGATACCGCGCGCGGATCGTGGTTCATCCTGGAAGATGATGACGACAAGATCGAAATTTCTTTGACAGAGTTTGTGATCCCGCAGGATGCCAAAGGGAAACGGGCGCTTGTTCAGGGAACAAAACTCGTGAAAGCCTACCGCCGGAGCGCGTCCGGACAGGATTATGAAACTTTTGTGGTCTATGCATCGGGAATGGAGATCTATTGACACTGCCGTAACAAGATTCTTAATTCCACCGGGAACTTTTTGTAAAATTGCGGCGTATTAGATTGATCGTTTCTATACAAGTAAAAATTGTATATTAAAAAGTATCCTAAATTCATGCATCTAACTTTACTCCTACATATCCTCGCCGGAACATTAGGGCTAGTCTCAGGCGCGGTAGCGCTTTCGGTTCTCAAAGGCGGAAAACTGCACCGGAAAAGCGGAATCATTTTCATTTATACCATGGTAGCCATGTCATTGGCAGGCGCCGTCTTGGCGGCAATTCCGCATCAAGGACTCCATGGCAACCCTCTGGGACCTCAGAGATTTTCGGTGGTGGGCGGTGTCCTGACTTTTTATTTGGTGATTACCGGGCTATTATCCGTGCGGCATCCCGGCCGATCACGATGGATTGACGCCAGCGCAATGTTGCTTGCACTGACGGTCGGCAGTATGAGTATAAAATTCGGTTTCGATGGATTAAATAACAATGGAGAACTTGACGGGCAGCCTGCGGCGCCCGGTTTTGTATTCGGCGCCGTCGCCATCCTGGCCGCGCTGGGGGACATGCGGATGATTATTAAAAGAGGACTGCAGGGAACCCGTCGCATTGCAAGACATCTCTGGCGCGTTTGTTTTGCAATGTTTATTGCAGCTTTCTCATTCTTCCTTGGCCAGGCTCAGGTAATACCGGAGCCGATACGCATTATTCCATTGCTTGCGCTGTTGGCGTTGGCGCCTCTGATCGTTATGTTCTACTGGCTATGGCGTGTCCGAATCAAACAAACACTAAAGGATACTTTTGAAGGCGCATCGCATGAGCCAACTTCCTGACATCGCATTGATGGAGTTCAATTAGTTTCTTATTAAGGAAGTTATTCCAGCTAGTATTTTAGACCATTCGCTCAAGTCAATTTGTTTGAACTTATTCATATGAAAAGTTAGAACTGACTATGAATCGTGAAGAACATGCTGAACCAAACGTCACCCAAGCGGTGCCTCTTCTGGCAGTTTCCAATATGGAGACGTCCATTCACTTCTATATGAATGGGCTTGGATTCAAAATAAGGGACAAATGGCTGGATGAAGGTAAATTGCGCTGGTGCCGGCTGCAACTCGGCGCCGCCGCATTGATGCTGCAGGAATTCAAAAAGGAAGGGCACGATGCCTGGGTTCCAAAAGGACAAGTAGGCGAAGGCGTGTCCATCAATTTCATTTGCAATGACGCATTGTTAATTTACCGTGAACTAAAGTCAAAAGATATTCCGGCAAAGAAACCGTTTGTCGGAAACGGTATGTGGGTTGTAGGCCTATCGGACCCGGACGCATATAATTTATTTTTCGAGAGCACGACGGATATGCCTGAAGATGCAGAGTACTCGGAATAAATTTAATTTGGCCATATGTTTGCGGCTTTGTTCACTGCTGTGAATTTTGCTTTGATTCTAGGAAACTGCCACACGATACAAATGACCGTACAGAGAACCAATTCCGATAACCGTGATTTTATTGATCTCGTAAGATTGCTTGATGAAGAGCTTTCAATAAGAGACGGTGAAGATCATCCATTCTATGCTCAATTCAACAAGATTGACAAGATTAAGTATGTAATGCTGGCTTATGAAAACGGCAGGCCAGTAGGATGCGGAGCGATAAAAGAGTATGACGTGAATACCATGGAAATCAAACGCATGTACGTTTTGCCTGAAGAAAGGAAACGAGGAGTTGCCGCAAAAATTCTGTTGGAGTTGGAAATGTGGGCTTCCGAATTAACTTATACGAAATGTATATTAGAAACAGGGAAGAAACAGCCTGAGGCTATCATGCTTTACAAAAAGAACGGTTACACACTGATCCCAAATTACGGGCAGTATGCCGAAGTAGAAAACAGCCTGTGCTTCGAAAAAGAATTGAAAGGCAAATATAGTATATCATGACTTCTATTGACGCAGACATTGACATTTCAAAGACCTACACCGAACTTCTGCCTGAATTGGGGTCCTATTTATACCGCCTTACGTGCGACAAAGAAGTTTCGAATGACATTGTTCAGGACACCTTCGTCAAGGTCATGGAAAAACAAGATCAATTCAACGGTCGCTCCAGTTTAAAAACATGGATATTCTCCATTGGGACCAACCTGGCTATGGACTGGCTTAGAAAAAAGAAGCGCTGGTCTGAAACGGCTCAGGACGAAGCTAAATCATTGGCTCAGTCGGACCCGCACTACAGGGCGGCTCTCATGGATAAAAGCCAAAATTCACCGTCCGGGGCGTTCGACTTTAAAGAACATATCAACTTCTGTTTTACCTGTATCTCTAAAACGCTGCCTCTTGACCAGCAAGTAGCGCTGATCTTAAAAGACATCTACGATTTCAAGATCAATGAGATATCAGCGATCCTGGGTTCGCCGGAAGGAACCGTAAAACATTGGCTGTTTTTAGCCCGTCAAACCATGTCAGACATTTTTGACCGGCGGTGTGCTTTGGTGAATAAACAAGGCGTTTGCTACCAATGTTCCGAATTGAACGGGCTTTTTAATCCAAAACAAAAACAACTTAAAAATGTATTTCAGGCCGTAGATAAAAAAGACCTCTATACATTAAGAACACGGCTTGTAAAAACAATAGATCCCTTGTCGGCCAATGGCTCGGATCTGGAAGACACTATCATGCAGATCTTAAGAAAGGCAATCGACGATTAATAGTTTCGACCGTTTTCACCCTCTTATTCGTCTAAAATATAAAAGGGAGAAACGTTATGAAACACGATGGATTCAAGATCACCTACTCCGGCTTAATAGCCGGATTTGTCAGCGAAGGCTTTTTAGGCGGACTTTTTATGAGCCCGCCCGTTCAAAACATACTTTATAACCCGGATTGGCAAAGTAAAATCTTTCTTGAATTAACCCCGACCAGAGATATATTTTCTTCTGTTGCCGGAATTGTAGTGTTGAGTATAGTACATAGCTGGCTCTTTACCGTTTTTCAAAAATCAATTCCAGGGAAAACCTGGTTCAAGCAAGGGCTGTATTGGGGCTTTACAATATGGATTATGTATTGGGTATTTCAGGAATGGTTTATCTACCACACACTTTTACAGGAACCCATTTTATTGAACCTAGTCGAATTGAGCATTTTATTGATTGGTAGTTTCATTGAAGGTTTGATCATTTCAAAATTTCTATATAAAAAACCTGAAGCAGTTCTTAATCCGTAAATCGGCGTTATTCGAGAAGCGGTGAAGCTTCCTATGAAAATCGTGAAACCATCCCGCGTAAAAAGAGATTATGTCCAAACCCTAATTGGGACTCCTGAAGCGGTTTTCCCGCTCTTATGTCCCGTTCGCGAAGCGGAGTGGGTCAACGGTTGGGATCCCGATTTAGTTATTTCTCAATCCGGCCTTGCGGAATTAGGCTGTATATTTACGATTGGACCAAGCGACGTAAAATCGATCTGGATCGTGACGACGTACGATCCTCTCAATTTCAAAATATCCTTTTTGAAAGTAACACCGGCAGAAACCGTTGCCGTGATCGATATCGAATTGGAAAGATCTTCTGGCGGAACTTTGGCTCATATCAGTTATCAATACACAGCCATCAGCGCGAAAGGCGTTACGTTTGTTGAGAACTTTACCGAAGAATATTACGATTCCTTCATGAAAGAATGGGAGAACGAATGTAATCACTACCTGATTACCGGAAAGAAACTGATTCCTAATTTATGATAAGATATTTGGAGGTATGTTATGAATGAGATTTCACAGGTTTATAACTCTCTCCATATCATGGCTATATTAGGAAACATTGTTATTGTTTTCTGGATTCTGA
Above is a genomic segment from bacterium containing:
- a CDS encoding glycosyltransferase, yielding MKLAFIGTYPPRECGIGTFTRNLYHSTVTDPAKPTKDPIEGFVVAMNDYEQTFNYPEEVKHTVRQEHQRDYLEAVKFINLSGADMCILEHEFGIYGGQNGIYILPLIYRLEIPLIVTLHTIVKSPSYNEKAVLQEICKMAHKVVVMSHKAIEFLTSIYSVDEKKIVFIEHGVPDIQFNQEQSKKEFKLENKKLLLTFGIISRNKGIETVIKALPRVVEKHPEVLYMVLGKTHPNVLRHSGEEYRNYLQRLTKTLNLDDYVFFMNEFINQKELFKYLSASDIYITPYLNEAQITSGTLSYAIGVGSAVISTPYWHASELLADGRGRLFNFNDSGELSGILLELLDNPKVLKDLQKKASDYGKTLTWPKSGAKYIALVEQILAAKPKVLVKKETSIDPLILPPFSLDHIKRLTDDTGIIQHAKFGIPNLKEGYCLDDNARALLMVLMAYRQNKDMLALNLAPIYLSYIHYMQNKDGTFRNFLSFNRNFLDEVGSEDSFGRTIWALGYLMDNAPNDAYYQTGKLVFFDASPNFEKLQSIRGIANTILGISYYLKSNPTDDSMTERLRSLAGKLIKHYEENSSSDWKWFEPLLAYDNGILPLALLHSAKRLNDGKIKQIALESMNFLTGITLKDGYLSIIGNEKWYPKDGERSIFAQQPVDALAMVLMYHQAFHLTGDKDYLTKLFSCFMWFMGENDLRMNLFDFETKGCCDGFERHGVNRNQGAESSLAYLISHLIVLQAFEEFEQKHLIP
- a CDS encoding glycosidase: MLIKRYPNNPILTREDIPYPVATVHNAGVVKFNGRYIMIFRSHKLNGRSILGKAESEDGFNFIADEKPFMVPATEGIFREYEEYGVEDPRIIFLDGEYLITYSAYSRNGVRIGLAKTADFKSIQRISLITEADYRNVVLFPEKFNGLYARLDRPHSEISPWSIWISYSPDLKYWGESRLVMKPCPYHWDEMKIGPGAPPIKTPRGWLHIYHGVFPTMDGCIYRLGVALHDLNDPSKIMAVGDEWILQPEEPYEITGYVHNVVFCCGAVPEEDGTVKIYWGGADSVMCVGTAIVEQLVDHCLNHSRQPL
- a CDS encoding glycosyltransferase family 4 protein encodes the protein MKIAILSPIAWRTPPLKYGPWEQVASNVAEGLIEKNIDVTLFATGNSITKGKLQYVSKDAYGENPDMDPKVWECLHISNLMEQADQFDLIHNHFDFLPLTYSALIKTPMVTTIHGFSSSKILEVYKKYNNNTNSYVSISNSDRSPELKYTATVYNGIDTRAFTFRPMPKEYLLFFGRIHPEKGTAESIQIAKRSGRKLVISGLIQHQEYFNSKVKPFINDDDIVYVGNSGPEERDKLLGEAHALLHPIRFREPFGLSVAESMMCGTPVIAFNLGSMPELIIHGKTGFLVHTIAEAAEAVAHIESIDRRYCREWADSTFSREIMTEKYMEVYNNVLKLK
- a CDS encoding glycosidase → MEENTIKKPMVKRNRTKLVRDTSRVITRTHIPGNTDRIPKIIDRVLKMTEHDAADLLQNVNLNFSNRHKNIENVFINNFNKVSQYGLNDQTISSAKKLLIGAYFTMEYSVESAALFNPSIVPHPDQTDAGPGNLRFIMSLRATGEGHISSIVFRSGIIRSNGSFNFDPLGEYVETPKIRHDKLYDRHLLRLKLKDMGAWNETSARIFEPLPELFTFGELKNNITELHLNGQNATNNEAIKNLLWLVDSNYFITFEVKNEISERVIFPVSESESRGIEDARFVQFFDDNGEITYYATYTAYNGVSILPQLLVTKDFLNFDIMTLNGKAVQNKGMALFPRKIKGQYVMLSRLDGENNHIMFSDHLHFWNDAKIIQEPLRPWEFIQIGNCGSPLETSDGWLVLTHGVGPMRQYFIGAILLDLENPSKLVARLEEPLLTPNENEREGYVPNVVYSCGSLIHNNTLIIPYAMSDITSGIAHVEIKDLIACMTRCH
- a CDS encoding VOC family protein, whose product is MNREEHAEPNVTQAVPLLAVSNMETSIHFYMNGLGFKIRDKWLDEGKLRWCRLQLGAAALMLQEFKKEGHDAWVPKGQVGEGVSINFICNDALLIYRELKSKDIPAKKPFVGNGMWVVGLSDPDAYNLFFESTTDMPEDAEYSE
- a CDS encoding GNAT family N-acetyltransferase, yielding MTVQRTNSDNRDFIDLVRLLDEELSIRDGEDHPFYAQFNKIDKIKYVMLAYENGRPVGCGAIKEYDVNTMEIKRMYVLPEERKRGVAAKILLELEMWASELTYTKCILETGKKQPEAIMLYKKNGYTLIPNYGQYAEVENSLCFEKELKGKYSIS
- a CDS encoding RNA polymerase sigma factor → MTSIDADIDISKTYTELLPELGSYLYRLTCDKEVSNDIVQDTFVKVMEKQDQFNGRSSLKTWIFSIGTNLAMDWLRKKKRWSETAQDEAKSLAQSDPHYRAALMDKSQNSPSGAFDFKEHINFCFTCISKTLPLDQQVALILKDIYDFKINEISAILGSPEGTVKHWLFLARQTMSDIFDRRCALVNKQGVCYQCSELNGLFNPKQKQLKNVFQAVDKKDLYTLRTRLVKTIDPLSANGSDLEDTIMQILRKAIDD